The genomic interval AAGCCCATCGTCATGGAGTCCGTGCTGCGCGGCGCGATGGGCCGGATCAGCGGCTACCAGCGCGTCCGGCTCCACTCCACCAGCGACGTCGCCGTCGCCGGTCACGCCGCCGAGGGCGTCATGCACGCCCTCGCCGAACTCCTCGACAACGCCGCGAACTTCTCGCCGCCCACCGCCGAGGTCCATGTGTACGTGGAGGAGGTCCCGGCCGGGATCGTCGTCACCGTCGAGGACAGCGGCCTCGTCATGAGCGAGGTGCAGCTGCGCCGGGCGGAGCGCGCGGTCGCCGCCGAGGAGACCGACCTCACCGGCCTGACCGGCACCCGCCTCGGGCTCGCCGTCGTCGGCCGGCTGGCCCGCAAGCACGGCCTGACCGTCTCCTTCCGGCCCTCCGCGCGCGGCGGCACCGGGGCGCTGATGATGCTCCCGCAGGAGATCATCACCCGGACCACCGCGGTCCGGACCGCCCCCGAACCCGCCGCCGCGTCCGCCGAGCCCGAGCCCGTCCACACCCTGGGGACGGACCCCGCCGCCCGGCCCGCCGCCCCCGAGCCCATGCGCTCCGACTCCGCCTCGGACACCACCGGCAACCTCCCGAAGTTCGGCGAGAGCGGCCTGCCCAAGCGCTCGCGCGGGCGCACCCTGGCCGCCGCCGAGGCCAGGGCCCGGGCCACCGCCCCCGAGCCCGCCCGGGAGACCGGCACGGCGGACGACGCGCCCGACCCCAAGGCCCGGGCGGCCCGCTTCAGCAGCTTCCGCAACGCAGTACGGCCCGACTCCCCACCCCCGGAGGACAGCTCCCGATGACCGCGACCACCGACGAGAAGCTCAACTGGCTGCTGGAGGGGCTCCTCGAACGGACCCCCGGCGCCCGGCACGCCCTCGTGCTGTCGAGGGACGGCCTCAAGCTGTGCCGTACGCCGGAACTCTCCGTCGACCAGGCCGACCAGCTCGCCGCGATCTCCGCCGGCATCCAGAGCCTGTCCCACGGCGCGTCCGTGGAGTTCGGCAACGGCAACGGCGGCGTCCGCTCCGCCATGGCCGAGTTCTACGGCGGCATCCTGTTCATCGTGGAGGCGGGCGCCGGCGCCCACCTCGCGGTCGTCGCCGCCGAGAGCGCCGACGTGGGCCTCGTCGGCCACAACATGAGCGAGCTGGTCGAGCAGCTGGGCGAGCACCTGGTCGCCCCGCCGCGCGACCCCGTCGACGCGGTCGCCGCCGCCCGGGGCACGGCCGTATGACGCCCCGCCCCGGCCGGGACGACGCGCCGGACCGGCTGTACACCCTGACGGGCGGCCGCACCCGGTCCGACTCCGCCGCCTTCGACCTGGTCACGCTGGTCGTCGCCGAGTGCGAGCCGGCCCCCGGCATGCAGTCGGAGCACGTCGCGATCCTGCGGATGTGCGAACGGCCCACCGCGGTCGTGGAGATCGCCGCCGATCTCGACCTGCCCGTCAGCATCGTGCGCATCCTGCTCTGCGATCTGCTCGACACCGGCCGGATCAGCGCCCGCCATCCGCGTACCGCACGCGTATCGGACCGGCTTCCCGCCCCGACATCCTGGAACAGGTGCTCGTTGGACTCCGCAACCTCTGACCGCGCCGCCCTGAGAGCGACGGCCGACAACGGACTGAAGATAGTCGTGGTCGGCGGCTTCGGGGTCGGCAAGACCACCATGGTCCGATCCGTGAGCGAGATCCGTCCGCTCAACACGGAGGAGACGATGACCCGCGCGGGCGAGGCGGTCGACCACCTCGACGGCGTCGGGTCCAAGACGTCCACCACGGTCGCCTTCGACTTCGGCCGGATCAGCCTGGACGAACGCTCGGTGCTCTACCTGTTCGGCGCGCCCGGCCAGGAGCGCTTCTGGTTCCTGTGGGACCGGCTGTTCTCCGGCACCCTGGGCGCCGTCGTCCTCGTCGACACCCGGCGCCTGGCCGACTCCTGGTACGCGATCGACCGCCTCGAACACCACGGCACGCCGTTCATCGTCGCCTGCAACGACTTCGGCGGCCCGCTCCACACCGAGCAGCAGATCCGGGAAGCGCTCGACATCTCCCCGGACGTCCCGCTCGTGGAGTGCGACGCGCGCGACCGGTCCTCCAGCAAGTACGTGCTGATCACCCTGGTCGAGCATCTGCACCGGCTCTCGGCGGCCCGTACGGAGGAGGCCCCCGCGCCCGCCGAGGACACCCCCGCCCTGACCCCGGAGCCCACCCCGTGACCGAGTGCCCCCACGCGTCCGGTGCCGTGCCGCTGTACGGACCCCGCTTCCAGGGCGAACCGGCGGCGCTCTACCGGGAGCTGCGGCGCGACCACGGACCGGTCGCCCCGATCGTGCTGCCCGGTGACGTCCCGGCCTGGCTCGTCCTCGGCTACCGCGAGCTGCACCAGGTCACCGGGGACCCGGCCCTCTTCACCCGCGACTCGCAGCTGTGGAACCAGTGGGACGCGATCCCCGACGACTGGCCGCTGATGCCGATGATCAGCCGGGACCAGCCGTCGATCCTCTACACGGTCGGCGAGCGCCACGGCCGCCGGGCGGCCGTGATCTGCGAGGCGCTGGAGGCCACGAACCCCTTCGAACTCAAGAAGAGCACCGAGGAGTTCGCGGACGAACTGATCGACGCGTTCTGCGCGGCCGGTTCGACGGACCTCATCGCTGATTACGCGATGCTCCTCCCCGTACGCGTCCTGGCGAAGCTGTACGGCTTCTCGGACGACAAGGGCCCCGCCCTCGTCACCGCGATGAACGACATGATCAACGGCGGGCCCACCGCGCTGGCCGGCCAGCGGCACATCGCCGCCTCCGTCTACGCGCTGCTCGCCGACCGGCGCGCCGAGCCCGGGGACGACGTCGCCTCCCGGATGCTCGCCAACACCGCCGGGTTCACGGACGAGGACGTGGCCCGGGACCTCATGGTGATGATGGCGGCCGGGCACCAGCCGACCGCCGACTGGATCGGCAACTCGCTGCGCCTCATGCTCACCGACGACCGCTTCGCCGCCTCGCTCTCCGGCGGCCGGCACAGCGTCGGTGAGGCGATGAACGAGGTGCTGTGGGAGGACACCCCCAGCCAGAACATCGCCGGGCGCTGGGCCGCCCGCGACACGCACCTCGGCGGCCGCCACATCAAGGCCGGCGACCTGCTCGTCCTCTCCCTCGCCGGGGCCAACGCCGACCCCCAGGTCCGTACGGACGGCTCGACGCTCACCGGCGGCAACAACGCGTTCTTCTCCTTCAGCCACGGCGAGCACCGCTGCCCGTTCCCGGCGCAGGAGACCGCCGAGGTCATCGCCCGTACGGCCATCGAGGTCATCCTCGACCGGCTGCCCGACGTCGACCTCGCCGTCCCCGCCGAGCGGCTGACCCGGCGCCCCTCCCCCTGGCTGCGCGGCCTGACCGACCTACCCGTGACCTTCACGCCCACCCCGGCCCTTGGAGCTTCCAGATGACCGCGCCCGCCGAAGAAGCCACCGACCGCATCGTCCTCGACCCCTTCGTCACCGACCTCGCGGGCGAGAGCGCGCGGCTGCACGCGGCGGGCCCGCTCGCCCGGGTCGAGCTACCGGGCGGGGTGCCGGTCTACACCGTCACGCACTACGCGGAGGCGAAGGCGCTGCTCACCGACAGCCGCCTGGTCAAGGACATCAACGTGTGGGGCGCCTGGCAGCGCGGCGAGATCCCGCTCGACTGGCCGCTCATCGGCCTCGTCAACCCGGGCCGCACCATGCTCACCGCCGACGGCGCCGAGCACCGCCGGCTGCGCGGCCTGGTCGCGCAGGCGCTCACCGTGCGCCGGGTGGAGCGGCTGCGCGAGGGCATCGAGGCCCGTACGAAGGTGCTGCTCGACCGGCTGGAGGAGCACGCGGCGGGCGAAACGGTGGACCTGAAGGCGGAGTTCGCCTACCCGCTGCCGATGAACGTGATCAGCGAGCTGATGGGCATCGATTCGGCGGACCTGCCGCGGATGAAGGAACTGTTCGACAAGTTCTTCTCCAACCTGACGCCCCGCGCCGAGGTCCCGCAGATGATGGCGGACATCCACACCCTGTTCTCGCGCATCCTGGCCGAGAAGAAGGAGTCCCCCGGCGACGACCTGACCGGGGCGCTGCTCCTGGCGTCCGAGGACGGGGACCACCTCACCGACGACGAGATCCTCAACACCCTGAAGCTGATCATCGCGGCGGGCCACGAGACGACCATCAGCCTCATCGTGAACGCGGTGGTCGCGCTGGAGACCCACCCCGAGCAGCGGCGGGCGGTGCTGGCCGGCGAGGTGGGCTGGGACGGGGTGATCGAGGAGACGCTGCGCTGGTCGGCGCCGACCTCGCACATCCTGATCCGGTTCGCCACGGAGGACATCGAGGTGGGCGGCCGGGTGCTGCCGAAGGGCGAGGGCGTCATGACGTCGTTCGCGGCGATCGCGCACGACGAGGGGCAGTGGGGGGCGTCGGCCACGGAGTTCGACGCGACCCGCTCCCCGAACCGCCACATCTCCTTCGGGCACGGCCCGCACGTCTGCCCGGGGGCCGCGCTGTCCCGCCTGGAGGCGTCGGTGGCGCTGCCCGCGCTGTACGCCCGCTTCCCGGAGCTGTCCCTCGCCGTCCCGGCGTCCGAGCTGCGCAACAAGCCGATCGTCACGCAGAACGACCTGTACGAACTCCCGGTCACGCTGCGCTGACACCGTACGCACGGAGAAACGT from Streptomyces drozdowiczii carries:
- a CDS encoding cytochrome P450 yields the protein MTECPHASGAVPLYGPRFQGEPAALYRELRRDHGPVAPIVLPGDVPAWLVLGYRELHQVTGDPALFTRDSQLWNQWDAIPDDWPLMPMISRDQPSILYTVGERHGRRAAVICEALEATNPFELKKSTEEFADELIDAFCAAGSTDLIADYAMLLPVRVLAKLYGFSDDKGPALVTAMNDMINGGPTALAGQRHIAASVYALLADRRAEPGDDVASRMLANTAGFTDEDVARDLMVMMAAGHQPTADWIGNSLRLMLTDDRFAASLSGGRHSVGEAMNEVLWEDTPSQNIAGRWAARDTHLGGRHIKAGDLLVLSLAGANADPQVRTDGSTLTGGNNAFFSFSHGEHRCPFPAQETAEVIARTAIEVILDRLPDVDLAVPAERLTRRPSPWLRGLTDLPVTFTPTPALGASR
- a CDS encoding GTP-binding protein yields the protein MDSATSDRAALRATADNGLKIVVVGGFGVGKTTMVRSVSEIRPLNTEETMTRAGEAVDHLDGVGSKTSTTVAFDFGRISLDERSVLYLFGAPGQERFWFLWDRLFSGTLGAVVLVDTRRLADSWYAIDRLEHHGTPFIVACNDFGGPLHTEQQIREALDISPDVPLVECDARDRSSSKYVLITLVEHLHRLSAARTEEAPAPAEDTPALTPEPTP
- a CDS encoding sensor histidine kinase, with translation MRPSTRPTALALPVTAALTAALSVWATFAAPASARTAVAWGSGAAAVLLVAAVTTAVHARATVRRLRETHAAESARFTAEVSRMVSASAAEAQKFTAENARVKAAAAAGTAKAKEEAEAAAARLTAENARLKARASRAETERSAALTACANAAGRMQALATSMLADLREMEHRHTSEDVLADLLHLDHRTAQAGRLADSIAVLTGARSGRRWAKPIVMESVLRGAMGRISGYQRVRLHSTSDVAVAGHAAEGVMHALAELLDNAANFSPPTAEVHVYVEEVPAGIVVTVEDSGLVMSEVQLRRAERAVAAEETDLTGLTGTRLGLAVVGRLARKHGLTVSFRPSARGGTGALMMLPQEIITRTTAVRTAPEPAAASAEPEPVHTLGTDPAARPAAPEPMRSDSASDTTGNLPKFGESGLPKRSRGRTLAAAEARARATAPEPARETGTADDAPDPKARAARFSSFRNAVRPDSPPPEDSSR
- a CDS encoding roadblock/LC7 domain-containing protein, with the translated sequence MTATTDEKLNWLLEGLLERTPGARHALVLSRDGLKLCRTPELSVDQADQLAAISAGIQSLSHGASVEFGNGNGGVRSAMAEFYGGILFIVEAGAGAHLAVVAAESADVGLVGHNMSELVEQLGEHLVAPPRDPVDAVAAARGTAV
- a CDS encoding cytochrome P450 family protein — protein: MTAPAEEATDRIVLDPFVTDLAGESARLHAAGPLARVELPGGVPVYTVTHYAEAKALLTDSRLVKDINVWGAWQRGEIPLDWPLIGLVNPGRTMLTADGAEHRRLRGLVAQALTVRRVERLREGIEARTKVLLDRLEEHAAGETVDLKAEFAYPLPMNVISELMGIDSADLPRMKELFDKFFSNLTPRAEVPQMMADIHTLFSRILAEKKESPGDDLTGALLLASEDGDHLTDDEILNTLKLIIAAGHETTISLIVNAVVALETHPEQRRAVLAGEVGWDGVIEETLRWSAPTSHILIRFATEDIEVGGRVLPKGEGVMTSFAAIAHDEGQWGASATEFDATRSPNRHISFGHGPHVCPGAALSRLEASVALPALYARFPELSLAVPASELRNKPIVTQNDLYELPVTLR